CGGGCCCCGGCGCCATGGCCGTCACCCTCAGCCTGGTGCCCCGCGGTCCCATCTGGCATCCCCAGACGCTCATGAGTTTCCTGGGCACCACCTGCGGCATCGGCCTGGCCGCGCTCACCGTGTTCCTCTTCTACCGCTACGGCACCAAGGTGATCCGCAAACTCGGAGCCACCGGCGAAGCCACCATCACCCAGATCTCGGCGTTCGTGCTGCTGGCCATCGGCGTGCAGATCGTCTGGGGAGGCTTGCGGGAACTGATCCGCGGAATTTAATACCAGCTCGCCGTCAGCGCTAGGGCCTGTTTTCAAAGTCAAGAAAGGCAAATGGACGTAAGGGGTTGTACAAATTGCCTAACTGCGGTACCTCATGGGTATGACGTTGAGGTAGAGCGTGGCGAGAACTTTTCTGACTGAACGAATGTGGGCCAGGCTAGAGCCTCTGCTGCCGAGCGAGCAGGGTGGAATGGGGCGCCCTCGCCTGGACAATCGCCCCATCGTTGAAGCGATCCTCTGGAAGCACAGAACGGGAGCGCCCTGGAGAGATTTGCCTGAATCCTTCGGACCTTGGAACACGGTCTTCACGCGCTTCAATCGGTGGAATCGGAGCGGAGTCTGGCAGCGGGTCCTCGAAGCCCTTCGAGGTGAAGCGGATTGCGAATGGGTCATGGTCGACGGAACCGTTATCCGCGCCCATCAGCATGCGGCTGGTGCAAAAGGGGGACCTACATCCAAGGGCTTGGCCGCTCGCGCGGCGGTTTCTCGACCAAAGTCCACCTGATCGGGGATGCCCACGGCAACCCCGTCGATTTCGTGCTGACACCAGGCCAGTCGCACGAGAGCAAGCAACTCGGAAGCCTATTAATGGGCCGGGAGGCCGGGGCTGTTCTCGGTGATCGTGCCTACGACGGAAAGTCCTGCCGGGATCAGATCGCGTCTATTGGAGCAGAGGCAGTTGTTCCACCTCATCCATGCAGGAAGGATCCAGCCGCCTTCGATAAGCATTTCTACAAGGCCCGCCACGCCGTCGAGAACCTGTTCGCGAAGCTCAAACAATACCGAAGCCTCGCTACCCGTTACGACAAAACCATGCGCAACTACAGCGCCATGGTCGCCATTGCCTGTGTCCTTACCTGGCTCCGACTTTGAAAACACATCCTAGAGATCCACCACGGAGCCACAGAGCCCACAGAGACGGCACGGAGGCCTCTTTGTTCCTCCCCATAGGCAGGCCAAAGGCCACTTCCGGCCAGGCCGGAAGCCTTCGCAGGCGCAGTGCCTCCGCGATGGATCCTTGACGGTTGCTGGCGGAACAGTACGAGGCGCTACCAGGTCATGCGCCCGGCCTCGGTGAGGAAGGCCTCCATCTGCCCGCAGGCTTCCTCCATGGTCCCGTAGGTTCGGAACACGAATCCGGGATGCTGAATGCCCGTAAGCATCTTGCTGACCCGGACACCCGCCCGGGCCAGACAGAGGATGGGTCGCCCCCGGCCCAGGGCTGAGGCAATCTCGAAGCCCACGCCGTGGGAGGGCGTGGACACTTCGGCGATGAGGGCCTCGCAGGTCCACAGCCAGGCCATGTCGCGTTCGTAGATCTCCTTGGGCGAAACCTTCCCCTCCTGGCCCTCGATGGCCGGAGACGCGAGATGCTCCGTCAACACCCGGTGGCCGAGCGCCTTGAGGTGGGCCACCAGAGCCGCGTAGGCCGGCTGATCCTGGCGGCCCCCGGTGAGGGAGCAGGAGAAATAGAGATCCACGTTATTTCCCTGCGATTTCATCCGCAAGATGGTCCGCGTCCATGATCTTGCGCAGGGCTTCGAGGATCGCGCGCGCATCGGTGGCCACGGCCCGCTTGGTGTCGGCGTCGTAGACGTAGTAGCCGCCCTGCCCTTCGTAGACGCTGTCGAAGTTGATGCCCACGAATTCACCCTTCACGTTCACCACGGGGCTGCCGCTGTTGCCCCCCACGGTGTCGCAGGCGTAGATGAAATTGAAGGGCGTTGTGAGGTCGAGCTTGGCCTGCCGGTCCAGCCAGCGCTGAGGCAGCGTCCAGGCGCCTTCCTCCGCAGCCGCGGCATTGCCGCCCCAGCCCAGGTGCCGGTCGTACATGCCCATGTAGGTCGTGAAGGGCTGGGCCAGGGTGCCGGTGCCGTTGTGGTAGGTGGCGACGGGACCATAGCCCAGGCGCAGGGTGAAGGTGGCGTCGGGGTAGAGCGCCTTCCCGAAGGCCTTGAAGCGCGCTTCCGCGATGCGGCCCCCATGCTCGGTGAACACGCTGGTGACCTCGTCCTCCACCTGCTTGCGGATGGCGCGGTTGAAGGGATCCAGTTTCTTCGCCAGCTGGATCATGGGATCGGTGCTGGCTTCCAGGGCGGCCTTGCCGCCCTCGGCCAGTTGCTTGCGCACGGTCGCATCCTCGAGGCGGCTGCCGTCCACCGCGGCCTTGGCCACGGCCTCGGGGCTCTGGCCGCCCAGCATGGCCACGACGAAAGGATGGTTCGCGCCCAGCTCATCCTTGGCTTCCTGCAGGCTGGCCGCCAGCAGCGCGGTATCCACGGCTTTCTGGACCGGGCGGGGGGACACCAACCGGGCCTTGGTGGCCTTGAGGTTGCCCTCGCTGAATTCCGTGAGCCGCTGGGCGGTGGGCTTGGCCTCCTCTTCTGCGAGACGCACCAGGGTGAGCGCGTGGCCCAGCAGGGTGACGCGGCCGGTGCCCGTGAAGGCAGATTCCTTCAGGAGAGCCTTCTGCCGCTCCACCGCCAGGGAGACACGATCCCAGCTGCCGCCGATGCGGGCCATGAGGGCGGGATCCTTGGCCACGGCGGCCTTGAGGGAGGCCTCGGCCTCGGCCACCTTCTTGAGGTTCTCGGGCTTGGCCAGGCCCAGCAGCTGGCCGCTGAGGCGCTTGTAGCCGTTCTCGATGCCGTAGATCACCTCGGCGGCCACGCGGCGGGCTTCGGGAGACGTGGCCGAAAGGGCCTGGAGCGCGGCCTTCTGCCGGTTCAGGGATTTCAGCTGGAAGGGAATCCCGATGTCGCGGGCGTAGACCATCTGGGCGTGGGTCTGCTGGCGAAACGTGGTGCCGGGATGGCCGGAAATGAAGGTCAGCTCGCCCATGGCCACGCCCTTGGGCGCGAAGGGCAGGATGGCCTCGGGCCGGTAGGGCTGGTTGTTCTCGTAGACGCGGAAGAGCGAGAAATCCAGGTTGTGGCGCGGGTAGGTGTAGTTGTCGGGATCACCGCCGAAGGCGGCCACCTGCAGCTCGGGCGCCGCGGCGAGGCGAACGTCCGTGAACTTCTTGTAGCGGTAGAGCCAGTACTCGCCGCCTTGGTACAGCGTGACCGGCTCGCAGGTGAGGCCGGTGCGTGCCTCCTCCTGCTTGCGGAGGTCGGCCAGGGCGTTGCGCCGGGCCGTGAGGGCATCCTTCTCGGCGGTGCCCGACTTCACGGCCCCGTTCACTTGCGCCGTCACGTTCTCCATGGAGACGAGCATCATCAGTTCCAGGCCCGGCACCTTGATCTCGTCGGCGCGGGTGGCGGCGGTGAAGCCATCGCGCACGAAATCCGCCTTGGCGCTGGACACCTGGGCGATGGCGCCCCGGCCCACATGGTGATTCGTCACCACCAACCCATCCTTGCTCACGAACGCGCCCGTGCCGCCAGGGAAACGCACCGTGGCCAGCTGCAGGTTCTTCAGCCAGGCTGCCTCAAGGCTCACGCCGTAATTCGCCTTGATCTTCTGCACGGGGATGTTGTCGAAGGTCCACATGCCCTCATCGGCGCGGAGCGCGGGCAGAGCGAGCAGAAGGGCGAGGGCAGTGAGGCGCATGAAGGCTCCCAAGAAAAATCGGTCCACAGATTCCACGGATTTCACAGATTTCAAAGAGGCATGAATCTGTGTGAATCTGCGAAATCTGTGGATAAAGGTCTTTGCTACTTGCCGGTCAGCTCGGCCACCAGGTGCTTGGCGTCGTAGACCTTGGCGAGGGCCTCGACGATGGCGCGGGCATCGACGGAGAGGCAGCGGTTCACGCGGGAATCGAAGTAATAGCGGCCCGCATTGCTTTCGATGTTGCCGTCGAAGGCCAGGCCCACCAGCTCACCGCGCTTATCCACCACGGGGCTGCCGGAGTTGCCGCCGATGATGTCGTTGGACGAAATGAAGTTGTAGGGCGTGAACAGATTCAGCTTGTCGCGGCGCTCAATCCAGCGCGGGGGCAGTTCCCAGGATCCCTCCTCAGCCTTGGGCCCCCAGGCCGCCGCGCGGTCGTACAGGCCCGCGAAGGTGGTGAAGGGCTGGGCCAGGGTGCCGGCACTGGGATAGGTGGCAACCGCGCCGTAGGACAGGCGCAGGGTGAAGGTGGCGTCGGGATAGGTGGTGGTGCCATAGACGGCGAAGCGGGCCTTGGCGATCTTCGTGAGGTGCTCGGAGATCACCGCTTGCAGGGCCTGCTGCTTCTTCTGCGTCGCCTCCAACCGGGGCGCCAGCTGCCGGGCCAGGGTCAAGGCGGGATCGGCGCTCTCCAGGATGGCCTTGGGATCGCCGTCGATGAGGGCGGCCCGCGTGGCCGGATCCAACAGCTTGGTGCCAGCCACCAGGGCCTTGGCCGCGGCCTCGGGCGTCTTGCCACCCAGGAGGACCTGCACCACGGGGTGATCCGCGGGCAGTTCCTGCTGCGCGGAGGCCAGGGTGCCCTGCAGGGCCAGCTGTTCCTGCTCCGCCTGTGGGGGCTCATCCCCCTTCAGGCGCTGCTTCATGGCCGCAATGCCCTTCTCATCTCGATACTGGGGCAGACGCTGGTCGGCGGGTTTCTGCATCTCGGTGGCGTACCGGGTGAGGGCGATGGCGGTGCCCATCACCTCGTCGCGGAAGGCGCCTGCCAGGAAGGTCTCCCGGGCCAGGGCTTTCTGCTGGGCCACGGCCTCTTCGATCCTCGTCCAGCTGTCGCCTGCCAGGGCCTTCAGCTTGGGATCCGCGGCCACCTTGGCGCGCAGTTCGGCCTCGGCGGCGGCAACCTTGGCCATGGCTTCCTTGTCCTTCAGGCCATCGGTCTCGCCCACGACGACCTTGTAGCCATTCTCAATGCCCATGATCTGGGCCGAGACTTGGCGCGCCTGTTCCTCGCCCTTGGCCGCATAAGCGTGAAGCGCCGCACGGCCCCGATCCAGCGAGCGGATGGTCATGGGATTGGTCACATCCCGCTTGGCCTCCATCTGGGCCAGGGTCTCCAACCGAGAGGTGCGGCCGGGATGCCCCACGGTGAACGTGAGATCCCCAAACGCGATGCCCTTGGCAGTCCAGGTGAGGTGGTGCGCAGGGGCGTAGGGCTTGCCGTTCTCGTAGACACGGAAGAGGCTGAAATCCAGATCGTGGCGGGGCCAGCTGAAGTTGTCCCAATCCTTGCCGAAGGCGGCCACGCCGTACTCGGGGGACATGACCAGCCGCACATCGGTGTGCTTCTTGTAGCGGTAGATCCAGACCTGGCCACCCTGATAGAGGGAGACCGGCTGGCAGTCCAGGCCCGTCTTGGCGCTCTGCTCTTTCACCAGGGCCGCCAGGGCCGCGGCCTTGGCCTTGGCCGCCGCCTGCTCGTCGGCGCCAGCGGGCACGGCCTTTTCAACCTGCTCGGTGACGTTCTCCATCTCCAGCAGGGTGAAGAGGGCCAGGCCCGGCACCTTGATCTCCTGCTCGCGGTTCATGGCCACGAACCCATTCTTCACGTAGTCGTGCTTGGCGTCGGAGACGGACTGCGTCCAGCCATGGCCCACATGATGGTTGGTGAGTACCAGCCCATCCTTGCTGACGAAGGAGCCGGAGCCGCCGGGGAAGCGCACCGCCGACAGCCGCACGTGATCCAGCCAGGCCTGATCGGGCGCCCAGCCGTACTGGGCCTGGATCTTCTTGGTGGGCAGGTTGTCAAAGGTCCACATGCCCTCGTCGGCGCGAAGCGCAGGCAGGGCGAGCAGAAGGGCCAGGGCGGTGAGGCGCATGGGAACTCCAGGAGGAAAAGATTGATCCACAGATTCCACCGATGACACAGATTGAATAAGGGCATTGAATCTGTGTGAATCTGCGGAATCTGTGGATGAAAATGCTTTGAACTACTTGCCCGTCAGCTCGGCGGCCAGGGCGGTGGCGCCATAGACCTTGTCGAGGGCGTGCACAATGGCGCGGGCATCCACGGAGACGCCGCGGTTCACGGCCTCGTCGTAGAAGTAGTTGCCGGGCAGGCTCTCGATGTTGCCATCGAAGATGAGGCCCACCAGTTCGCCCTTCTTGTCGACCACGGGCGAGCCGGAGTTGCCGCCGATGATGTCGACCTTGTGGACGAAGTTGAAGGGCAGGGAGGGATTCAGGTCGGCGCGCTTGTCCAGCCAGCGCTGGGGCAGGGTCCAGGCGCCGCCGTGGACCTTGGCCTCATTGCCGCCCCAGGCGTCGTAGCGGTCGAAGAGGCCGCCGAACGTGGTGAAGGGCTGGATGAGGGTGCCGTTGCCCTTGTACTCGGCCACGGGGCCGTAGGAGAGGCGCAGGGTGAAGGTGGCATCCGGATAGGTGTTCTTGCCGTAGACGGCGAAACGGGCCTTGGCGATGCGGGTGCCGTGCTCGGTGATGACGCTGGCCACCAGGTCTTCCTGCTTCTTGCGCAGTTCGCGGCTGATGGGATCCAGCTTCTTGGCGAGGAGAATCATGGGATCCGTGCTCTCGGCGATGGCCTTCTTGCCGCCAGCCAGCAGGGCCTTGCGGGCTTCGGGATCAGCCAGCTTGGAACCTTCCACGGCGGCCTTGGCCACCTCGGCGGGCGTCTTGCCACCCAGCATCGCCTTCACGAAACGGTGCTGCGGGCCCAGTTCCTTGGCGGCTTCTTCAAGCCCGCGGGTGAACAGGAAGACTTCCTGCTCCTGGTAGTAGGGGCTGGGGATGCCGATGCGGGCCTTGGCGGACTTCAGGTTGGCATCGCTGAACTCGGGCAGGCGCTTCTCGCTGGGCTTGGTTTCCTCATCGGCGATGCGCACCAGGGCCAGACCGTAGCCCAGCAGGGTGGAGCCAGCGGTGCCGACATTGAGGCTCTCCTTGGCCATGCCCTTCGCCACCGCAGTGGCCTGTTCGATCTTGGTCCAGCTCTGCCCCGCAGAGGCGGTCAGCTTGGGATCCTTGGCCACCTTGGCGCGGAGATCCTTCTCGGCCTCCGCGATGCGGGCCATGGCCTCCTTGTCCTTCAGGCCCGACCAGTAGCCAGTGGTGGCCTTGATGCTGTTCTCGATGCCGAAGATCTGCGTGTTGACCTGGCGAGCGCCCTCGGGCGAGGTCTTCGCATAGGCCACGAGGGCATCTTTGCGGCGCTCCATGGCCTTCAGGCGCATGGGGATGGCGAAGTCACGGGAGTAGATCATCTGGGCCAGGGTGTCCTGGCGGCTGGTGCGACCGGGGTGGCCGGTCACGAAGGTCAGATCACCGGCCTTCACGCCCGTCTGGGTCCAGTGCAGGAAATCCTTGGGCTGGTAGGGCTGGCCGTTCTCGTAGACGCGGAAGATGGAGAAATCCAGGTTGTGGCGGGGGAAGGTGAAGTTGTCGGGGTCGCCGCCGAAGAAGGCGATCTGCTGCTCGGGCGCGAAGACCAAACGCACATCGGTGTGCTTCTTGTAGCTGTAGATCCAGTTCTCGCCACCCTGGTAGAGGGTCACGTGTTCGCAGGTGAGGCCGCTCTTCTCCTGCATCTCCTTTTTGATCTTCTCGATCTCCGCCTCACGGGCCTTCAGGGCTTCCTTCTCAGGCAGGTTGGCCTTGACGGCCTTGGCCAGGCGCTCCGTGATGTTGTCCATGGCCATGAGGGTCATCACCTCGAGGCCCGGCACCTTGATCTCCTGCTCGCGGGTGGCGGCGGAGAAGCCGTTCTTCACGTAGTCGGCCTCCTTGCTGCTGACGCGCTGGATCCAGCCGCGGCCCACATGGTGGTTGGTGAGCACCAGGCCATCCTTGCTCACGAAGGAGCCGGAGCCGCCGGGGAAGCGCAGGGCGGACAGGCGGACGTGGTCCAGCCAGGCCTGATCAGGCGCCCAGCCATATTTTTCGGAGATCTTCTTCGTCGGCAGATTGTCGAAGGTCCACATCCCTTCCTCAGCTCGAAGGGAAGCGCCGACCAGGGACAAGGCCAGAAGGGAAAGGACGAGAGAACGCGACTTCATGGTGTCTCCTTACTAGGGGGTATGACGGAACATCGTATCACTAAGTATCGACTCCCCCTTTTCACGCACGGGGTCGCCTTTGTCAGAATCAAGCGGAAATCTCCAGGCACGATAAGCGATTGTGCGGGTCTTCGTCGCCAGCATTTCATGACCCAGTG
This sequence is a window from Geothrix sp. PMB-07. Protein-coding genes within it:
- a CDS encoding S46 family peptidase — its product is MRLTALALLLALPALRADEGMWTFDNIPVQKIKANYGVSLEAAWLKNLQLATVRFPGGTGAFVSKDGLVVTNHHVGRGAIAQVSSAKADFVRDGFTAATRADEIKVPGLELMMLVSMENVTAQVNGAVKSGTAEKDALTARRNALADLRKQEEARTGLTCEPVTLYQGGEYWLYRYKKFTDVRLAAAPELQVAAFGGDPDNYTYPRHNLDFSLFRVYENNQPYRPEAILPFAPKGVAMGELTFISGHPGTTFRQQTHAQMVYARDIGIPFQLKSLNRQKAALQALSATSPEARRVAAEVIYGIENGYKRLSGQLLGLAKPENLKKVAEAEASLKAAVAKDPALMARIGGSWDRVSLAVERQKALLKESAFTGTGRVTLLGHALTLVRLAEEEAKPTAQRLTEFSEGNLKATKARLVSPRPVQKAVDTALLAASLQEAKDELGANHPFVVAMLGGQSPEAVAKAAVDGSRLEDATVRKQLAEGGKAALEASTDPMIQLAKKLDPFNRAIRKQVEDEVTSVFTEHGGRIAEARFKAFGKALYPDATFTLRLGYGPVATYHNGTGTLAQPFTTYMGMYDRHLGWGGNAAAAEEGAWTLPQRWLDRQAKLDLTTPFNFIYACDTVGGNSGSPVVNVKGEFVGINFDSVYEGQGGYYVYDADTKRAVATDARAILEALRKIMDADHLADEIAGK
- a CDS encoding nucleoside 2-deoxyribosyltransferase → MDLYFSCSLTGGRQDQPAYAALVAHLKALGHRVLTEHLASPAIEGQEGKVSPKEIYERDMAWLWTCEALIAEVSTPSHGVGFEIASALGRGRPILCLARAGVRVSKMLTGIQHPGFVFRTYGTMEEACGQMEAFLTEAGRMTW
- a CDS encoding S46 family peptidase — protein: MKSRSLVLSLLALSLVGASLRAEEGMWTFDNLPTKKISEKYGWAPDQAWLDHVRLSALRFPGGSGSFVSKDGLVLTNHHVGRGWIQRVSSKEADYVKNGFSAATREQEIKVPGLEVMTLMAMDNITERLAKAVKANLPEKEALKAREAEIEKIKKEMQEKSGLTCEHVTLYQGGENWIYSYKKHTDVRLVFAPEQQIAFFGGDPDNFTFPRHNLDFSIFRVYENGQPYQPKDFLHWTQTGVKAGDLTFVTGHPGRTSRQDTLAQMIYSRDFAIPMRLKAMERRKDALVAYAKTSPEGARQVNTQIFGIENSIKATTGYWSGLKDKEAMARIAEAEKDLRAKVAKDPKLTASAGQSWTKIEQATAVAKGMAKESLNVGTAGSTLLGYGLALVRIADEETKPSEKRLPEFSDANLKSAKARIGIPSPYYQEQEVFLFTRGLEEAAKELGPQHRFVKAMLGGKTPAEVAKAAVEGSKLADPEARKALLAGGKKAIAESTDPMILLAKKLDPISRELRKKQEDLVASVITEHGTRIAKARFAVYGKNTYPDATFTLRLSYGPVAEYKGNGTLIQPFTTFGGLFDRYDAWGGNEAKVHGGAWTLPQRWLDKRADLNPSLPFNFVHKVDIIGGNSGSPVVDKKGELVGLIFDGNIESLPGNYFYDEAVNRGVSVDARAIVHALDKVYGATALAAELTGK
- a CDS encoding IS5 family transposase (programmed frameshift), encoding MARTFLTERMWARLEPLLPSEQGGMGRPRLDNRPIVEAILWKHRTGAPWRDLPESFGPWNTVFTRFNRWNRSGVWQRVLEALRGEADCEWVMVDGTVIRAHQHAAGAKGGPTFQGLGRSRGGFSTKVHLIGDAHGNPVDFVLTPGQSHESKQLGSLLMGREAGAVLGDRAYDGKSCRDQIASIGAEAVVPPHPCRKDPAAFDKHFYKARHAVENLFAKLKQYRSLATRYDKTMRNYSAMVAIACVLTWLRL
- a CDS encoding S46 family peptidase, encoding MRLTALALLLALPALRADEGMWTFDNLPTKKIQAQYGWAPDQAWLDHVRLSAVRFPGGSGSFVSKDGLVLTNHHVGHGWTQSVSDAKHDYVKNGFVAMNREQEIKVPGLALFTLLEMENVTEQVEKAVPAGADEQAAAKAKAAALAALVKEQSAKTGLDCQPVSLYQGGQVWIYRYKKHTDVRLVMSPEYGVAAFGKDWDNFSWPRHDLDFSLFRVYENGKPYAPAHHLTWTAKGIAFGDLTFTVGHPGRTSRLETLAQMEAKRDVTNPMTIRSLDRGRAALHAYAAKGEEQARQVSAQIMGIENGYKVVVGETDGLKDKEAMAKVAAAEAELRAKVAADPKLKALAGDSWTRIEEAVAQQKALARETFLAGAFRDEVMGTAIALTRYATEMQKPADQRLPQYRDEKGIAAMKQRLKGDEPPQAEQEQLALQGTLASAQQELPADHPVVQVLLGGKTPEAAAKALVAGTKLLDPATRAALIDGDPKAILESADPALTLARQLAPRLEATQKKQQALQAVISEHLTKIAKARFAVYGTTTYPDATFTLRLSYGAVATYPSAGTLAQPFTTFAGLYDRAAAWGPKAEEGSWELPPRWIERRDKLNLFTPYNFISSNDIIGGNSGSPVVDKRGELVGLAFDGNIESNAGRYYFDSRVNRCLSVDARAIVEALAKVYDAKHLVAELTGK